The Lutibacter sp. Hel_I_33_5 genome has a window encoding:
- a CDS encoding BlaI/MecI/CopY family transcriptional regulator, translating to MSKQLTKAEEQIMQVLWDLKEASVKEVIEKLPEPKPAYNTVSTIIRILETKEFVDHKPLGRGFIYYPIIEKETYSNQSLHKLMNGYFEGSFKSMVSFFVKENKMDISELESILKEVNKKK from the coding sequence ATGAGCAAACAATTAACAAAAGCAGAAGAGCAAATAATGCAGGTTCTATGGGATTTAAAAGAAGCTTCGGTTAAGGAAGTTATTGAAAAGTTACCAGAGCCAAAACCTGCTTACAATACGGTTTCTACGATTATCAGAATTTTAGAAACAAAAGAATTTGTAGACCATAAACCATTAGGGAGAGGGTTTATTTATTATCCAATAATAGAAAAAGAAACCTATAGCAATCAGAGTTTACATAAACTAATGAATGGCTATTTCGAAGGTTCTTTTAAAAGTATGGTGTCCTTTTTTGTAAAAGAAAACAAAATGGATATTTCTGAATTGGAGTCTATTTTAAAAGAAGTGAATAAGAAAAAGTAA
- a CDS encoding M56 family metallopeptidase, producing the protein MINYIIQVILFQILFLAIYDLILSRETFFNKNRVYLLITPVLSFLVPFIKIPTFQKVVPKEFIIYLPEIMLSPEKVIQQTNWYQNINFLNVLFWLGVFLFLVVFIVKIVKISRLILKNKTIKQATYKLVLLPKKTKAFSFFNYIFLGQDISENQREKIIQHELVHSKQKHSLDLFFFEILKIFMWFNPMIYFYQKRITLLHEYISDAVMTKSDKKENYINNLLSNFFQVENISFVNQFYKQSLIKKRIIMMKKTQSKKMNQLKYLVLIPVLLSMLFYTSCSEIKAQEKFNSKKEVSSDKTEVEELKFNKIDKPPVYPGCKEGDKLCFSRSVQKYFISNFDNSLIKKLGLSKGEKRLAIQFTVDKYGKTTNINVKAPHPELKLEVSRVIGLLPKMIPGEHKGKKVAVKYSIPFVIMVE; encoded by the coding sequence ATGATCAACTATATTATTCAAGTTATTCTATTCCAAATATTGTTTTTGGCTATTTATGATTTAATTCTAAGTAGAGAGACATTTTTTAATAAAAATAGAGTGTATTTATTAATTACTCCTGTATTATCTTTTTTAGTACCATTCATAAAAATACCAACCTTTCAAAAAGTTGTTCCAAAAGAGTTTATTATTTACTTACCAGAAATAATGTTATCTCCAGAAAAAGTAATTCAACAAACAAATTGGTATCAAAATATTAACTTTTTGAATGTATTGTTCTGGCTAGGTGTATTCTTGTTTTTAGTAGTGTTTATTGTAAAAATAGTTAAAATTAGTAGATTAATTTTAAAGAATAAAACCATAAAACAAGCAACTTATAAATTAGTGTTGCTACCAAAAAAGACGAAGGCTTTTTCTTTTTTCAATTACATTTTTTTAGGGCAAGATATTTCAGAAAATCAGCGAGAAAAAATTATTCAGCATGAGCTTGTTCATAGCAAACAAAAACATTCTTTAGATTTATTCTTCTTCGAGATATTAAAGATTTTTATGTGGTTTAATCCTATGATTTATTTCTATCAAAAAAGAATCACTCTATTACACGAATATATTTCTGATGCTGTTATGACAAAATCAGATAAGAAAGAAAATTACATTAATAACCTACTATCCAACTTTTTTCAGGTTGAAAACATTTCGTTTGTCAATCAATTTTATAAACAATCATTAATTAAAAAAAGAATTATTATGATGAAAAAAACACAATCCAAAAAAATGAATCAATTAAAATATTTAGTGTTGATTCCAGTATTACTTAGTATGCTTTTTTATACTTCATGCTCGGAAATTAAAGCTCAAGAGAAATTTAATTCTAAAAAAGAAGTTTCTAGCGATAAGACAGAGGTCGAAGAGTTAAAATTTAATAAGATAGATAAACCACCAGTTTATCCAGGCTGTAAAGAAGGGGATAAACTATGCTTTTCAAGAAGCGTTCAAAAGTATTTTATAAGTAATTTTGATAATTCTTTGATTAAAAAATTGGGATTATCTAAAGGTGAAAAAAGATTAGCGATTCAATTTACAGTTGATAAATATGGAAAAACTACTAATATCAATGTTAAAGCTCCTCATCCTGAATTAAAGTTAGAAGTAAGTAGAGTAATTGGTTTATTACCAAAAATGATTCCTGGTGAACACAAAGGCAAGAAAGTGGCTGTAAAATATTCTATTCCATTTGTGATAATGGTAGAATAA
- a CDS encoding energy transducer TonB, whose product MQKVYISICFCLISTIVFSQDKVALANAYVKKVTQSLKATDTVKAIRYLDKALINFGDNKSSKALKIATEIYAAKKEYNKAKEYADLYFKTSKDQKLNEYQEMLLLYIDIEDALIETPVEIKKIKEKPLVEVKKVEVAKVVVGKTIEDTYRLSKENFEKKSYKLSKENLTKYFSLNPNKTSKEYEEMLELFVDIDEKIEESKAKETSSVIPPPPTPEVIEIVEDKNEIEETVPFTVIEEVPVFPGCKGENIELKKCFSSSVQKHFVRKFNADLPNQLGLTPGRKRVSIFFVINKDGIIDNLNVRAPHPKIKEEVINVMNTLPKMKPGIQRGKAIGVKYSIPFTMIVEGNSDKEEN is encoded by the coding sequence ATGCAAAAGGTTTATATTTCTATTTGTTTCTGTCTTATTTCTACAATTGTTTTTTCGCAAGATAAAGTCGCCCTTGCAAATGCTTATGTTAAAAAAGTAACTCAGAGTTTAAAAGCAACAGATACTGTAAAAGCGATAAGATATTTAGATAAAGCACTTATTAATTTTGGCGATAACAAATCTTCTAAAGCATTAAAGATAGCAACTGAAATATACGCAGCAAAAAAAGAATATAACAAAGCAAAGGAATATGCTGATTTGTATTTTAAAACATCCAAAGATCAAAAACTAAATGAGTATCAAGAAATGTTGCTTTTATATATTGATATTGAAGATGCGTTGATCGAAACACCAGTAGAAATTAAGAAAATTAAAGAAAAACCTCTTGTTGAAGTTAAAAAAGTAGAGGTAGCCAAAGTTGTTGTTGGAAAAACTATTGAAGATACATACCGTCTTTCAAAAGAAAATTTCGAAAAGAAATCATATAAACTATCAAAAGAAAACCTAACTAAATACTTTTCTTTAAATCCAAATAAGACATCAAAAGAATACGAAGAAATGTTGGAGTTGTTTGTAGATATTGATGAAAAAATAGAAGAATCTAAGGCTAAAGAAACTAGTTCAGTAATACCTCCACCACCAACTCCTGAAGTAATTGAGATTGTTGAAGATAAAAATGAAATTGAAGAAACTGTTCCATTTACGGTAATTGAAGAAGTACCTGTTTTTCCAGGATGTAAAGGAGAAAATATCGAATTAAAGAAATGCTTTAGTAGTAGTGTACAGAAACATTTCGTTAGAAAATTCAATGCAGATCTTCCGAATCAATTAGGTTTAACTCCAGGAAGAAAAAGGGTGAGTATTTTTTTTGTAATTAATAAAGACGGAATTATAGATAATTTAAATGTACGAGCTCCACATCCAAAAATTAAAGAAGAAGTGATTAATGTTATGAACACTTTACCAAAAATGAAACCTGGTATACAAAGAGGTAAAGCTATTGGTGTAAAATATTCTATTCCTTTTACAATGATTGTTGAAGGGAATTCTGATAAAGAAGAAAATTAA
- a CDS encoding ATP-binding protein: MQERTKDLEEKNKDLEDFAHVVSHDLKRPLRNIMTLSHWLLEDNVDSTTEKNIKLINKQIEQMDSLINGVLNYSLQNQVSSDEIKVDLNALVNTLIELNVHKNCSIKVNKTLPTLSINKSQITQVFENLINNAIKYNDKDICEIEIDYTRDEKHFTFSIEDNGCGIEKKYHEKIFKLFQKLEVNKEVDSVGIGLALVKKIITRNNGEIYLKSKVGKGTTFYFTLPA, translated from the coding sequence GTGCAAGAAAGAACCAAAGATTTAGAAGAAAAAAATAAAGATTTAGAAGATTTTGCTCATGTTGTCTCTCATGATTTAAAAAGACCTTTAAGAAATATAATGACACTTTCTCATTGGTTATTAGAAGATAATGTAGATAGTACTACTGAAAAAAATATAAAGTTGATAAATAAGCAAATCGAGCAAATGGATTCCTTAATAAATGGAGTTTTAAACTATTCTTTGCAAAATCAAGTTTCTAGCGATGAAATTAAAGTGGATTTAAATGCTTTGGTTAATACATTAATAGAACTAAATGTACATAAAAATTGTAGTATTAAAGTCAATAAAACATTGCCTACATTAAGTATTAATAAATCGCAAATAACTCAAGTTTTTGAAAACTTAATTAATAACGCAATCAAGTATAATGATAAAGATATTTGTGAAATAGAAATTGATTACACTAGAGATGAAAAACATTTCACTTTTTCAATAGAAGATAATGGTTGTGGAATTGAAAAAAAATATCATGAAAAGATATTCAAGTTATTTCAAAAACTAGAAGTTAATAAAGAAGTCGATTCTGTTGGAATTGGATTAGCATTGGTTAAAAAAATTATCACCAGAAATAATGGAGAAATTTATTTAAAGAGTAAAGTAGGTAAAGGAACAACTTTCTATTTTACACTACCAGCTTAA
- the obgE gene encoding GTPase ObgE: MTEGNFVDYIKVYASSGKGGQGSMHLHREKFITKGGPDGGDGGRGGHIILRGDKNMWTLFHLKFKKHFRADHGGSGSKSRSTGHDGKDIYIPVPLGTIVRDADTDEILFEVTEDQQEIVLLRGGKGGLGNWHFKSSTNQTPRYAQPGMDGIEGWFRLELKLLADVGLVGFPNAGKSTLLSVVTAAKPKIADYAFTTLKPNLGIVEHRNHQTFVMADIPGIIEGAAEGKGLGHRFLRHIERNSTLLFLIPADSDDINKEYAILLNELKQHNPELLDKDRLLAISKTDMLDDELIAEIKADLPKGIKTLFISSVAQIGLQELKDTLWKMLN; the protein is encoded by the coding sequence ATGACTGAAGGAAATTTTGTTGACTACATAAAAGTGTATGCATCTTCTGGTAAAGGCGGACAAGGTTCTATGCACTTACACAGAGAGAAATTTATTACCAAAGGTGGTCCAGATGGTGGTGACGGAGGTCGTGGCGGACATATAATTCTACGTGGTGATAAAAACATGTGGACACTATTTCATTTAAAATTCAAAAAGCATTTTAGAGCAGATCATGGTGGTTCTGGTAGTAAAAGTAGAAGTACTGGGCATGATGGAAAGGATATTTACATTCCTGTTCCACTAGGAACTATTGTTAGAGATGCAGATACTGACGAAATTTTATTTGAAGTAACCGAAGATCAACAAGAAATAGTATTGTTACGAGGCGGAAAAGGTGGATTAGGAAACTGGCATTTTAAATCCTCTACAAATCAAACTCCTCGTTATGCGCAACCTGGAATGGATGGTATTGAAGGCTGGTTTCGTTTAGAATTAAAGTTATTAGCAGATGTTGGATTGGTAGGTTTTCCTAATGCAGGAAAATCCACATTATTATCGGTGGTTACGGCTGCAAAACCTAAAATTGCAGATTATGCATTTACTACTCTAAAACCTAATTTAGGAATTGTAGAACATAGAAATCATCAGACGTTTGTGATGGCAGATATTCCTGGAATTATTGAAGGTGCTGCTGAAGGAAAAGGTTTAGGACATCGTTTTTTACGTCATATAGAGCGAAATTCTACCTTGCTCTTTTTAATTCCTGCTGATAGTGATGACATCAACAAAGAATATGCAATTTTGTTGAACGAACTTAAACAACACAATCCAGAATTATTAGACAAAGATAGATTATTAGCTATTTCTAAAACAGATATGCTGGATGATGAATTAATAGCAGAAATTAAAGCAGATTTACCTAAAGGAATTAAAACATTATTTATCTCTTCTGTTGCACAAATTGGCTTGCAAGAGTTAAAGGATACACTTTGGAAAATGCTTAATTAA
- a CDS encoding adenylate kinase: protein MSIIKLHDLYFKPFISEKEIDRIIQSLTKQVKADLYPNEVPVFVGILNGCFVFAADFIRSYKGDCEVSFVKLASYSGTTSTEKVKNLIGINEDLTNRTVIILEDVIDTGVTLQEIYTIFKDKKLKALKIVTLFFKPDVYKKELPINYIGKNIDDRFIVGYGLDYNELGRNLPSVYQLTTQPKMKNIVLFGPPGAGKGTQADLLKDKYNLVHISTGDVFRFNIKNETELGLLAKKFMDEGDLVPDEVTINMLKAEVEKNADANGFIFDGFPRTESQAIALDEFLSEKGEQINGMVALEVPEDLLVERLLERGKTSGRTDDTDESKIRNRFNEYNTKTAILKDFYQAQGNYYGINGVGSIEDITTRLSKVFDTL from the coding sequence ATGAGCATTATAAAGTTACATGATTTGTATTTTAAACCTTTTATTTCTGAAAAAGAAATAGATAGAATTATACAGTCATTAACCAAACAAGTAAAAGCTGATTTATACCCAAATGAAGTTCCGGTTTTTGTTGGAATTTTAAATGGGTGTTTTGTTTTTGCTGCAGACTTTATACGATCTTACAAAGGAGATTGCGAAGTATCTTTTGTTAAGCTAGCATCATACAGTGGAACCACATCAACCGAAAAAGTAAAAAACCTAATTGGTATTAATGAAGATTTAACCAATAGGACCGTAATTATTCTTGAAGACGTTATAGATACTGGAGTTACACTTCAAGAAATCTACACTATTTTTAAGGATAAAAAATTAAAAGCATTAAAAATTGTAACCCTCTTTTTTAAACCCGATGTGTATAAAAAAGAGCTGCCAATAAATTATATCGGAAAAAATATTGACGATAGATTTATTGTAGGTTACGGTTTAGATTATAACGAATTAGGAAGAAATTTACCATCAGTATATCAATTAACAACACAACCAAAAATGAAAAATATTGTATTATTTGGCCCTCCAGGTGCAGGAAAAGGAACACAGGCAGATTTACTAAAAGACAAATACAATTTAGTACATATTTCTACAGGAGATGTTTTTAGATTTAATATTAAAAACGAAACTGAACTTGGTTTATTAGCCAAGAAATTTATGGATGAAGGTGATTTAGTACCAGATGAAGTAACCATAAATATGTTAAAAGCAGAGGTTGAAAAAAACGCAGATGCAAACGGTTTTATCTTTGATGGATTTCCAAGAACAGAATCTCAAGCAATTGCTTTGGATGAGTTTTTATCTGAAAAAGGAGAACAAATAAACGGAATGGTAGCTTTAGAAGTACCAGAAGATTTATTAGTTGAACGTTTATTAGAACGTGGAAAAACTAGTGGAAGAACAGATGACACTGATGAAAGCAAAATACGTAATCGTTTTAACGAATACAATACAAAAACAGCTATTTTAAAAGACTTTTATCAAGCGCAAGGAAATTATTACGGTATAAACGGTGTTGGTTCTATTGAAGATATTACAACACGATTATCGAAAGTATTTGACACTCTATAA